A DNA window from Labrys wisconsinensis contains the following coding sequences:
- a CDS encoding sugar phosphate isomerase/epimerase family protein, whose protein sequence is MNPIGLISMQFARPFTAAHFPLFSRMKQLGYDFVELLVPEPGELDLAAARAALAEAGLGVVLAARVNLDRNLSSGEDVRHRAGIDYLRYAADCAASLGADIVGGPLTGNPLVFAGRPPAPVAEEERLARKARCVAGLRAAGDHAAAAGVTLAVEPLNRFESDVLCTTRQAIELLDAVDHPAVRLMLDTFHMHMEEASIPEAIRLAGARVVHFQANENHRGFPGTGATDWVAVGRALHEIGYAGPISLEPFRRNDDRFGVPLAQWRAPHEDESDRLAASAAFIRAHLTLTDYRR, encoded by the coding sequence ATGAATCCGATCGGCCTCATCTCCATGCAGTTCGCCCGGCCGTTCACGGCCGCGCATTTCCCGCTGTTCTCCCGCATGAAGCAGCTCGGCTACGACTTCGTCGAGCTCCTGGTGCCCGAGCCCGGCGAGCTCGACCTCGCCGCCGCCCGCGCCGCGCTGGCCGAGGCCGGGCTCGGCGTCGTGCTCGCCGCCCGCGTCAATCTCGATCGTAACCTGTCCTCCGGCGAGGATGTGCGGCACCGCGCCGGCATCGACTATCTCCGCTACGCCGCCGACTGCGCCGCGTCGCTCGGCGCTGATATCGTCGGCGGGCCGCTCACCGGCAACCCGCTGGTGTTCGCCGGCCGGCCGCCGGCGCCGGTCGCCGAGGAGGAGCGCCTCGCCCGCAAGGCGCGCTGCGTCGCCGGTCTGCGTGCGGCGGGGGACCATGCCGCTGCCGCCGGGGTGACGCTGGCGGTCGAGCCGCTGAACCGCTTCGAGAGCGACGTGCTCTGCACCACCCGGCAGGCGATCGAGCTGCTCGACGCGGTCGACCATCCCGCCGTGCGGCTGATGCTCGACACCTTCCACATGCACATGGAGGAAGCCTCCATCCCCGAGGCGATCCGCCTCGCCGGCGCCCGCGTCGTGCATTTCCAGGCCAACGAGAACCATCGCGGCTTTCCCGGCACCGGCGCCACCGACTGGGTCGCCGTCGGCCGGGCCCTGCACGAGATCGGCTATGCCGGCCCGATCTCGCTGGAGCCCTTCCGCCGCAACGACGACCGATTCGGCGTGCCGCTGGCGCAATGGCGGGCGCCGCACGAGGACGAGAGCGACCGGCTCGCCGCCAGCGCCGCCTTCATCCGCGCCCATCTCACCCTGACGGACTATCGGCGATGA
- a CDS encoding Gfo/Idh/MocA family protein has product MTLKIGWIGCGVHATQMLLPQLLRHDVEIAALCDVDGARLAVAGRQFGVARLTGDAQALIATPGLDAIGMAVGPDQHLAFGLAALDRGLPVFMEKPPAGSAEGARALRAAAERAGKPLLLGFMKRYSVGNRIAANILRSGRFGPVLGLTGYYMTAPGYFAGNVDYTGFFLHHCVHYMDLVSFLVSPVRAIDARKVEKTPGRLLFHMHVDFDCGAIGTIAMGTVQSRGTPVERIELMGDHQRLEVEDVVEVRWHRDPPFKTADLQATLSDDVDTLAWKPNFTAAANEDHKGYHALLADVVPALGGAETPAPTIADGVVAMERLETLRGVLGL; this is encoded by the coding sequence ATGACCCTGAAGATCGGCTGGATCGGCTGCGGCGTGCACGCGACGCAGATGCTGCTGCCCCAACTCCTGCGCCACGACGTCGAGATCGCCGCGCTCTGTGACGTCGACGGCGCCCGCCTCGCCGTGGCGGGGCGGCAGTTCGGCGTGGCGCGCCTCACCGGCGATGCGCAGGCGCTGATCGCGACGCCCGGCCTCGACGCGATCGGCATGGCGGTCGGTCCCGACCAGCACCTCGCCTTCGGCCTTGCTGCGCTCGATCGGGGCCTGCCGGTGTTCATGGAGAAGCCGCCGGCCGGCAGCGCCGAGGGCGCGCGGGCGCTGCGCGCTGCCGCCGAGCGCGCCGGCAAGCCGTTGCTGCTCGGCTTCATGAAGCGCTATTCCGTCGGCAACCGCATCGCCGCCAACATCCTGCGCTCCGGCCGGTTCGGGCCGGTGCTGGGCCTGACCGGCTATTACATGACCGCGCCGGGCTATTTTGCCGGCAATGTCGACTATACCGGCTTCTTCCTGCACCATTGCGTCCACTACATGGACCTCGTCTCGTTCCTGGTCTCTCCCGTGCGCGCCATCGATGCCCGCAAGGTGGAGAAGACGCCGGGCCGGCTGCTGTTCCACATGCATGTCGACTTCGACTGCGGCGCCATCGGCACCATCGCCATGGGCACGGTGCAGTCGCGCGGCACGCCGGTGGAGCGCATCGAGCTGATGGGCGACCATCAGCGTCTCGAGGTGGAGGATGTGGTCGAGGTGCGCTGGCACCGCGACCCGCCGTTCAAGACCGCCGATCTCCAGGCGACGCTCTCGGACGATGTCGACACGCTCGCCTGGAAGCCCAACTTCACTGCCGCCGCCAACGAGGACCACAAGGGCTACCACGCCCTGCTCGCCGACGTGGTCCCGGCCCTCGGCGGCGCGGAGACGCCGGCCCCGACCATCGCCGACGGCGTGGTGGCGATGGAACGGCTGGAGACGCTGCGGGGCGTGCTGGGGCTGTGA